A region of Elusimicrobiota bacterium DNA encodes the following proteins:
- the rplU gene encoding 50S ribosomal protein L21: protein MTEPTTTYAVIRTGGKQYRVIPGQRVHVEKLTQNVGEDVTFSDVLFLKDGDKAEAGRPTVAGATVSGQVVRQFRDKKVLVFKKRRKKGYKKLQGHRQNLTEVLIKTVSAGA from the coding sequence ATGACTGAACCGACCACCACCTATGCCGTGATCCGCACCGGCGGCAAACAATACCGGGTCATCCCCGGCCAGCGGGTCCACGTGGAGAAGCTCACGCAAAACGTGGGCGAAGACGTGACATTTTCGGATGTGCTGTTCTTGAAGGACGGCGACAAAGCCGAGGCGGGTCGCCCCACCGTTGCCGGGGCCACCGTTTCCGGGCAAGTCGTCCGCCAGTTTCGGGACAAGAAAGTCTTGGTGTTCAAGAAACGGCGCAAGAAGGGTTACAAAAAACTACAGGGCCACCGGCAGAACCTGACCGAAGTCCTGATCAAAACCGTCAGCGCCGGAGCGTAA
- the proB gene encoding glutamate 5-kinase, producing the protein MKRIVVKVGTAILSRPEGGLHLPRIRELAQELVDLSKKGYAPILVTSGAIGAGMDAFGWKARPTLLKDKQAAAAVGQVALMEAYKGAFAPAGVTIAQILLTRADLDDRERYLNIRNTLTALLERHVLPIINENDTVATQEIKFGDNDTLSALVAAKMDADHLFILTDVDGLLTSTGADGRLLPEVFQVTPDIEALVQAGTGSAKSVGGMASKLSAARLAMASGVEVWIASGRKPGIVRDILEGKGVGTRFVASPEALSARKRWIAFGRKVRGALHLDEGAVRALTENKRSLLPSGIKRVEGAFSAGDTVKVVTPDGRELARGLTVFNASDLKKIQGRRSAEIEPLLGRPAPAEVIHRNNLVLL; encoded by the coding sequence ATGAAACGAATCGTCGTGAAGGTCGGCACAGCCATTTTGAGCAGGCCCGAGGGAGGGCTCCACCTCCCCCGCATCCGAGAGCTGGCCCAGGAATTGGTCGACCTTTCGAAGAAGGGCTACGCCCCGATCCTCGTGACCTCCGGCGCCATCGGGGCCGGCATGGACGCCTTCGGCTGGAAAGCACGCCCCACCCTCTTAAAAGATAAACAAGCCGCCGCGGCCGTGGGCCAAGTGGCGCTGATGGAAGCCTACAAGGGGGCCTTCGCCCCCGCCGGCGTGACCATCGCCCAAATCCTATTGACGCGGGCCGATCTCGACGACCGGGAACGATACCTCAACATCCGAAACACCCTCACCGCGCTTTTAGAGCGGCACGTCCTGCCCATCATCAACGAAAACGATACGGTCGCCACCCAGGAAATTAAGTTCGGGGACAACGACACGCTCTCGGCCCTGGTGGCCGCCAAAATGGACGCCGACCACCTGTTCATTTTGACCGACGTGGACGGCCTGCTCACCAGCACCGGCGCCGACGGCCGGCTTCTCCCCGAAGTGTTCCAAGTGACCCCCGACATCGAAGCCCTGGTCCAGGCGGGCACCGGGTCGGCCAAAAGCGTGGGAGGCATGGCCTCCAAACTCTCCGCCGCGCGGCTCGCCATGGCCTCCGGGGTCGAGGTCTGGATCGCCTCCGGCCGAAAACCCGGCATCGTCCGGGACATTTTAGAGGGCAAAGGCGTGGGCACCCGTTTCGTCGCCAGCCCGGAAGCCCTTTCCGCCCGCAAACGCTGGATCGCTTTCGGCCGAAAAGTCCGGGGCGCCTTGCACTTGGACGAAGGCGCCGTCCGCGCCTTAACGGAAAACAAGCGAAGCTTGTTGCCCAGCGGAATTAAACGAGTGGAAGGCGCCTTCAGTGCCGGCGACACGGTCAAAGTGGTAACCCCCGACGGCCGAGAACTGGCCCGAGGCCTCACCGTTTTTAACGCCTCCGACCTGAAAAAAATCCAAGGCCGCCGCTCCGCCGAAATCGAACCTCTTCTAGGCCGCCCCGCCCCCGCCGAAGTCATCCACCGCAACAACCTCGTCCTGCTCTAA
- a CDS encoding RNA polymerase sigma factor, with the protein MNTPTNDQEIIQRILSGHPEDFVDIVRLHQDRVYGLCLSLMKNPTDAEDAAQEIFIKVFRRLGDFRFESSFSTWLYRVAYHHSLDLLKARSRRPAESLDAMVETRGEFAGETPAPPRETEQTDLARQVLDQLRPEDRLVLTLREVQGLSYDELATALKLSLDAVKSRLRRARESLRLAAGHFSESRVVQTSGDHP; encoded by the coding sequence ATGAACACCCCAACGAACGACCAAGAAATCATCCAGCGCATCCTCTCGGGCCACCCCGAGGACTTCGTGGACATTGTCCGCCTCCACCAAGACCGGGTGTACGGCCTTTGCCTGTCCCTCATGAAAAACCCCACCGACGCCGAAGACGCCGCCCAGGAAATCTTTATTAAGGTGTTCCGCCGCCTGGGGGATTTTCGCTTCGAATCTTCTTTCAGCACCTGGCTTTACCGCGTGGCCTACCACCATTCCCTGGACCTCCTGAAAGCGCGTTCCCGACGCCCCGCGGAATCGCTCGACGCCATGGTTGAAACCCGAGGCGAGTTCGCGGGGGAAACCCCGGCGCCCCCCCGGGAGACGGAACAGACCGACCTGGCGCGGCAGGTTCTTGATCAGCTTCGCCCGGAAGATCGCCTTGTTCTCACCCTCCGCGAGGTCCAGGGACTTTCTTATGACGAACTAGCCACCGCGCTCAAACTCTCATTGGACGCCGTTAAATCCCGCCTCCGCCGGGCGCGGGAATCCCTACGCCTGGCCGCGGGACACTTTTCCGAATCCCGCGTCGTCCAAACAAGCGGAGACCACCCATGA
- a CDS encoding glycogen-binding domain-containing protein, protein MGPRPVAFRLLAPAAQEVYLGGSFNDFDGSQHPLTRGEDGVWETTLALDPGHYSYKFKVDGQWRLDPTNPEKTPEPKESSLIDVY, encoded by the coding sequence GTGGGTCCACGGCCGGTGGCTTTCCGCCTACTGGCTCCGGCGGCCCAGGAGGTTTACCTGGGCGGATCCTTCAATGATTTCGACGGGTCCCAGCATCCTTTGACCCGGGGCGAAGACGGGGTGTGGGAAACCACCTTGGCGCTGGACCCGGGGCATTACAGCTACAAGTTTAAAGTGGACGGGCAATGGAGGCTGGACCCTACGAACCCGGAGAAAACCCCGGAACCCAAGGAAAGCTCGCTCATCGATGTCTATTAA
- a CDS encoding radical SAM protein: MTDSLSSPRPVSLVYEHDGGLYVNLTSRCPTACVFCIKFSWEYQYHGRNLKLPGEPTVAEILAAAPADLSSYREVVFCGYGESTYRIAEMKELAVAFRRRGAKRLRLNTVGLGNLINGRDITPELGTFLDTVSISLNTTDPAHYVEIMRPLPAFRDRALESVKEFIRLCVPQVPETVVTAVEMPGVDLAGVRAVAESAGAVFRARPHLDKDEEP, from the coding sequence ATGACCGATTCCCTTTCCTCGCCCCGCCCCGTTTCCCTCGTCTACGAGCACGACGGGGGGCTCTACGTCAATTTGACGAGCCGGTGTCCCACGGCCTGCGTTTTCTGCATCAAATTTTCCTGGGAGTACCAGTACCACGGCCGGAACCTCAAACTTCCGGGAGAGCCCACGGTGGCGGAAATCCTGGCGGCGGCGCCCGCGGACCTTTCCTCCTATCGCGAAGTGGTCTTTTGCGGGTACGGGGAGTCCACCTACCGAATCGCCGAGATGAAAGAGTTGGCTGTGGCGTTCCGCCGCCGGGGGGCCAAGCGCCTTCGCCTCAATACGGTGGGCCTCGGAAATTTGATTAACGGGCGGGACATCACCCCGGAATTGGGAACTTTTTTGGATACGGTCTCCATCAGTTTGAACACCACGGATCCGGCTCACTACGTGGAAATCATGCGGCCTCTTCCCGCGTTCCGGGACCGCGCCCTGGAGAGCGTGAAAGAGTTCATCCGCCTTTGCGTCCCCCAGGTGCCGGAGACGGTGGTGACGGCGGTGGAGATGCCCGGCGTGGATTTAGCGGGGGTCCGGGCGGTGGCCGAATCGGCGGGGGCTGTTTTCCGCGCGCGGCCCCATCTCGATAAAGACGAGGAGCCGTAA
- a CDS encoding zf-HC2 domain-containing protein, whose protein sequence is MTHDLPIETLFAYRDGEMNPVQSAAVRTHLAQCPACRDVLEKQELIFLPFRDVPAPAGFAERVMAQVENPERSSWRAPLGLRPWAWAGGLAFAGALFLALPRSSGPRPTTGADLSMDLTYSGNPEEEAGFGTEIEASFL, encoded by the coding sequence ATGACCCACGACCTGCCCATCGAAACGCTTTTCGCCTACCGGGACGGTGAAATGAACCCCGTCCAAAGCGCCGCCGTCCGGACGCACCTGGCCCAATGCCCGGCCTGTCGGGACGTTTTGGAAAAGCAGGAGCTGATTTTCCTCCCGTTCCGAGACGTCCCCGCCCCCGCCGGATTCGCGGAGCGCGTCATGGCCCAGGTGGAAAACCCTGAACGTTCGTCCTGGCGCGCCCCTCTGGGCCTGCGCCCTTGGGCCTGGGCCGGCGGCTTGGCCTTTGCCGGGGCCCTTTTCCTGGCCCTCCCCCGCTCCTCCGGTCCCCGGCCGACCACTGGCGCGGACCTCTCCATGGATCTCACCTATTCGGGTAACCCCGAGGAAGAAGCAGGTTTCGGCACGGAAATAGAAGCAAGCTTTCTTTAA
- the rpmA gene encoding 50S ribosomal protein L27, translating to MASVKSQGSTSNGRDSPGQRLGVKVFGGEKIHAGSVIVRQRGSPIAPGHNTLKGKDDTIFAQISGIVKFEWMRGTPGRRGVGRRCVSVYPVPTNA from the coding sequence ATGGCATCCGTAAAATCCCAAGGGTCTACCTCCAACGGTCGCGATTCCCCAGGACAACGCCTGGGGGTCAAAGTTTTTGGCGGGGAAAAAATTCATGCCGGGTCCGTTATCGTGCGGCAGAGGGGCAGTCCCATCGCTCCGGGCCACAACACGCTGAAGGGCAAGGACGACACCATTTTTGCCCAAATCAGCGGCATCGTGAAGTTCGAGTGGATGCGGGGAACTCCCGGTCGACGAGGGGTCGGACGGCGATGCGTCTCGGTTTACCCCGTTCCAACAAACGCTTAA
- the obgE gene encoding GTPase ObgE has product MFIDRAKIHVVSGKGGDGCLSFRREKYVEMGGPDGGSGGKGGDVWIEADPQKNTLYDFTYRPLFKSVPGENGRGQNQTGASGEDLIIRVPPGTLLFRDDKRVADLKSPGDRFLAARGGHGGRGNVTFKTAINTAPHLSEKGEPGQDFHFNLELKLLADVGLLGFPNAGKSTFLSVVTQARPKIADYPFTTLTPNLGVANVGGSTFVIADIPGLIEGAHQGKGLGDEFLRHVERTRVLIHLVDVFGFDGKTAAQNFRALNRELAAHSKRLAATRQIVAATKMDLTGADKALAAFQRSCKKEKIIPLSSATGKGVKELLVAVTRALKVAPPPPAFVPEAMDIVIEPDYQVEKLGENAWLVTGKKVARLVAVTNFHQDEGLSRFQNILNKIGVEAALTREGARPGDLVTVGDHQFPFSPSLKRR; this is encoded by the coding sequence ATGTTTATTGATCGAGCCAAAATTCATGTGGTGTCTGGGAAGGGAGGGGACGGTTGCCTCTCTTTCCGCCGCGAAAAATATGTCGAAATGGGCGGCCCGGACGGCGGATCGGGCGGCAAGGGCGGCGACGTCTGGATCGAAGCCGACCCCCAGAAAAACACCCTCTACGATTTCACCTATCGTCCCCTTTTTAAATCCGTGCCGGGGGAGAACGGCCGGGGCCAAAACCAAACCGGCGCCAGCGGGGAAGACCTCATCATCCGCGTGCCTCCCGGCACTCTTCTGTTCCGGGACGACAAACGGGTGGCCGACCTCAAATCGCCGGGAGACCGCTTTTTAGCCGCCCGAGGCGGCCATGGCGGCCGCGGCAACGTGACCTTCAAAACCGCCATCAACACCGCCCCGCACCTTTCGGAAAAGGGCGAGCCCGGCCAGGATTTCCATTTCAACCTGGAATTGAAGCTCCTGGCCGACGTGGGTTTGTTGGGGTTCCCGAACGCAGGCAAGTCCACCTTCCTTTCCGTGGTGACCCAAGCCCGGCCCAAAATCGCGGACTACCCCTTTACGACGCTCACGCCCAACCTCGGGGTGGCGAACGTGGGCGGCTCCACCTTTGTCATCGCCGACATCCCCGGCCTCATCGAAGGCGCCCATCAAGGCAAGGGGTTGGGCGACGAGTTCCTTCGCCACGTAGAACGGACGCGGGTCTTGATCCATCTGGTGGACGTCTTTGGCTTCGACGGAAAAACCGCCGCCCAAAACTTCCGGGCGCTGAACAGAGAACTGGCCGCCCATTCCAAACGCCTGGCGGCCACCCGCCAAATCGTCGCCGCCACCAAGATGGATTTGACCGGAGCCGACAAAGCCCTGGCGGCGTTCCAACGGTCCTGCAAGAAAGAAAAAATTATTCCCCTCTCTTCGGCCACGGGAAAAGGCGTTAAGGAACTCCTGGTGGCGGTGACCCGAGCCCTCAAGGTGGCGCCGCCTCCCCCCGCTTTCGTTCCAGAGGCCATGGACATCGTGATCGAACCGGATTACCAGGTGGAAAAGCTGGGCGAGAACGCATGGCTCGTCACGGGCAAAAAGGTCGCCCGGCTTGTGGCGGTGACGAACTTCCACCAGGACGAAGGCCTGTCGCGGTTCCAAAACATTCTCAACAAAATCGGCGTGGAGGCGGCCTTGACCCGGGAAGGCGCCCGGCCCGGCGATCTCGTGACCGTGGGGGATCACCAGTTTCCCTTCAGCCCCTCGCTCAAACGGCGGTAA
- a CDS encoding Do family serine endopeptidase encodes MNSPAPRSDRFLILLLIATLALSVFWFSERRGETGISSLWSAAWRPAGEKEGKKADPVPVQGPVLDLQDSFARVAAQIKPSVVSITATHIETFQAAPDQYYFGDPFEEFFREFQGLPSRPRSSAPAPSPRQFQRRQQGMGSGVVVDPRGYILTNEHVVRGADELTVTFQSPEEKKFAGKVVGSDPRTDLAVVKIEPKGSLPYASLGDSDKVRVGDWAIAIGSPFGLEQTLTVGVISAVRQSLNIEGVNYSGLLQTDAAINRGNSGGPLVNIRGEVVGINTAIYAPTGVFAGIGFAIPANRVKDILDQLIEKGRVVRGWMGVEILAVNDVLAKQFGLPKAEGVMVNSVQPDSPASKAGLERGDVIVKFNGQATPTPETLRDLVARTAPKKTLPVEVIRDRKAKTLSLTTAETPPDRETPSGDGDKENGAGPEASAAWEGARLTALTPDLAGRLEVPAGTAGVVVAAVEPGGLAERLGLEQGDVILSLNRLRTPTLAAFEKVSKSVSEKEGVLLDILRRGRALFLSYRDGQ; translated from the coding sequence ATGAACTCTCCCGCTCCGCGGTCCGATCGCTTTTTGATTTTGCTCCTCATCGCCACGCTGGCGCTCTCGGTGTTCTGGTTTTCCGAGCGGCGGGGGGAGACCGGGATTTCCTCCCTTTGGTCCGCCGCCTGGCGGCCCGCCGGTGAGAAGGAAGGAAAAAAAGCGGACCCCGTTCCCGTCCAGGGGCCCGTGCTGGATCTTCAAGACTCATTCGCGCGGGTCGCGGCCCAGATCAAGCCTTCGGTGGTGAGCATCACCGCCACGCACATCGAAACCTTCCAAGCCGCGCCGGACCAATATTATTTCGGAGATCCCTTCGAGGAATTTTTCCGGGAATTCCAAGGCTTGCCGTCCCGGCCCCGCTCCTCGGCCCCGGCGCCTTCCCCGCGCCAATTTCAACGTCGCCAACAGGGCATGGGGTCCGGCGTGGTGGTGGATCCCCGTGGTTACATTTTGACCAACGAACACGTGGTCCGGGGCGCGGACGAATTGACGGTCACCTTCCAGTCCCCGGAAGAGAAAAAGTTTGCGGGCAAGGTGGTGGGGTCGGATCCCCGCACCGACTTGGCTGTCGTCAAGATTGAGCCCAAAGGGTCGCTTCCCTACGCCTCCCTGGGCGATTCGGACAAGGTGCGCGTGGGGGACTGGGCCATCGCCATCGGGAGCCCCTTCGGGTTGGAACAGACCCTGACCGTGGGCGTGATTTCCGCCGTGCGCCAATCCCTGAACATCGAGGGGGTCAACTACTCCGGGCTTCTGCAAACGGACGCGGCCATCAACCGCGGCAATTCCGGCGGGCCTTTGGTGAACATCCGGGGCGAAGTGGTGGGAATCAACACCGCCATCTACGCCCCCACGGGTGTCTTCGCCGGGATCGGGTTCGCCATTCCCGCCAACCGCGTGAAAGATATTCTGGACCAGTTGATCGAGAAGGGCCGCGTGGTTCGCGGCTGGATGGGGGTTGAGATCCTCGCCGTCAACGACGTGTTGGCCAAACAGTTCGGACTTCCGAAAGCCGAGGGCGTCATGGTCAACAGCGTTCAACCGGATTCTCCGGCGTCCAAAGCGGGGTTGGAGCGGGGAGACGTCATTGTGAAATTTAACGGCCAGGCCACCCCCACCCCTGAAACCCTTCGGGACTTGGTGGCGCGGACGGCGCCCAAGAAAACGCTTCCGGTGGAGGTGATCCGCGATCGGAAAGCCAAAACCCTTTCCTTGACGACGGCTGAAACGCCGCCGGATCGGGAAACCCCGTCCGGCGACGGCGACAAGGAAAACGGCGCCGGGCCAGAGGCTTCGGCCGCGTGGGAGGGCGCCCGGTTGACGGCGCTCACCCCGGACTTGGCCGGGCGGTTGGAAGTGCCCGCCGGCACGGCCGGCGTGGTGGTGGCCGCCGTGGAGCCGGGCGGGTTGGCTGAACGCCTGGGTTTGGAACAGGGCGACGTGATCCTTTCGCTCAACCGTCTACGAACGCCCACGCTCGCCGCGTTCGAAAAAGTTTCGAAGTCCGTTTCGGAAAAAGAGGGCGTGCTTCTGGACATCCTTCGTCGAGGCCGAGCCCTGTTCCTGAGCTATCGCGACGGGCAATGA